The following proteins are co-located in the Streptococcus downei MFe28 genome:
- a CDS encoding lacticin 481 family lantibiotic encodes MENLNHNAVISLNEVSDSELDTIFGGSRWWQGVVPTVSHECNMNSFQHVFTCC; translated from the coding sequence GTGGAAAATTTAAACCATAATGCAGTGATATCTTTGAATGAAGTTTCTGATTCTGAATTAGATACTATTTTTGGGGGTAGTCGTTGGTGGCAAGGCGTTGTACCAACGGTTTCACATGAATGTAATATGAATTCATTCCAACATGTTTTCACATGTTGTTAA
- a CDS encoding ATP-binding cassette domain-containing protein: MNTSLFPEFLSYIKENDLIIKKSMSFYSEDFIDLSIFKLFAKALVYLINEKRENQSLIGLTLEERYKYFTKHYVLTGIILDEIRTKFPNIHNSFDYYILKTKNVSFSYYGNKQVIKDFNLTIRPGEKIVILGESGSGKTTLLNVLLGLYNYQGDIYYGIKDFRKKLGVVTQNMNLTSGPLIKNLIGNSKIAPKVLNEVTDAINAVNMTETIDQLPKKIFSNLFQNGKNLSGGQIQRLLVAKSLLNDSKLLVWDEPFSNLDNLNREKIYNNILNSSLYNDKTLILSSHHTDCVKYMDRIIFIHSNGQIDIGSDEELRNNNLEYKQFIGINKGENNDKTNIIN, from the coding sequence ATGAATACCTCGTTATTTCCTGAATTCTTATCTTACATAAAAGAAAATGATTTGATTATAAAAAAGTCAATGTCCTTTTATAGTGAAGATTTTATTGATTTAAGTATTTTTAAATTGTTCGCTAAGGCTCTTGTTTACTTAATAAATGAAAAACGAGAAAACCAATCTTTAATCGGACTAACCCTGGAGGAAAGATATAAGTATTTCACTAAGCACTATGTGCTTACTGGAATAATATTAGATGAAATTCGTACTAAATTTCCTAATATTCATAATTCATTTGATTACTACATACTTAAAACAAAAAATGTCTCATTTAGTTACTATGGAAATAAGCAAGTAATTAAAGACTTTAATTTAACTATCCGACCAGGTGAAAAAATTGTCATTTTAGGTGAATCAGGGTCTGGCAAGACCACCTTACTTAATGTTCTCTTAGGCTTGTACAACTACCAAGGGGATATATATTACGGGATTAAAGATTTTAGGAAGAAACTTGGTGTTGTTACTCAAAATATGAATTTAACTAGCGGTCCACTTATTAAAAATTTAATTGGTAACTCAAAAATTGCTCCTAAGGTTTTAAACGAGGTGACTGATGCTATAAACGCAGTTAATATGACGGAAACTATTGATCAATTACCAAAAAAGATTTTTTCAAATCTTTTCCAGAATGGGAAGAATCTCTCTGGTGGACAAATTCAAAGATTATTAGTTGCTAAATCCCTTCTAAATGATAGTAAATTGCTAGTTTGGGATGAACCATTCAGTAATTTGGATAATCTTAACCGAGAAAAAATTTACAATAATATCCTGAATTCGTCACTATATAATGATAAAACCTTAATTTTATCTAGCCATCATACTGATTGTGTTAAATATATGGATCGGATTATATTCATTCATTCAAATGGTCAAATAGATATTGGAAGTGATGAAGAATTAAGGAATAACAATCTTGAGTATAAACAATTTATTGGTATTAACAAAGGAGAAAATAATGACAAAACCAATATTATCAATTAA
- a CDS encoding ABC transporter ATP-binding protein, producing MTKPILSIKNLSKSFGDQKVLEHLNMEITPGEIYGFLGVNGAGKSTAMKIILGLLPKDKGEIVALGHSLPQNRSQVLHEIGALIEEPSFYPNLTGYENLQMIQELASLPKENIKVAMEATGIYYAKDKLVRNYSLGMKQRLGISMALIKFPKILILDEPTNGLDPDGIHQMRQLIRSLPQKFNMTVLISSHILSEIENLADTVGIIKDGNLIYEGGINQLLNQEKKYRLRGNNLEKAARIIQDFDDKITLTKEDDDTLLISLPDHVFIPDIVAQLVYNELQLYEFYGVKKTLESVFLDITKE from the coding sequence ATGACAAAACCAATATTATCAATTAAAAATTTATCCAAATCATTTGGAGACCAAAAGGTGTTGGAACATCTTAATATGGAAATTACCCCGGGTGAGATTTATGGTTTCTTAGGGGTTAATGGAGCAGGTAAGTCAACTGCCATGAAGATTATTTTAGGGCTACTTCCTAAAGATAAGGGCGAAATTGTTGCCCTAGGTCACTCTTTACCTCAGAATCGAAGCCAGGTCTTACATGAGATTGGGGCCTTAATTGAAGAACCTTCCTTTTATCCCAACCTAACTGGCTACGAAAACTTGCAAATGATTCAAGAATTAGCTAGCTTACCAAAAGAAAACATAAAAGTTGCTATGGAAGCTACTGGCATTTACTATGCTAAAGATAAATTAGTACGAAACTATTCTTTAGGGATGAAACAACGGCTTGGTATTTCCATGGCATTGATTAAGTTTCCTAAAATTCTTATCTTAGATGAACCGACAAACGGGCTAGACCCTGATGGAATCCATCAAATGCGACAATTGATTCGTTCATTGCCGCAAAAATTTAATATGACGGTTTTAATTTCAAGCCATATTCTTTCAGAAATTGAAAATCTGGCTGATACAGTTGGCATTATTAAAGATGGAAACCTTATTTATGAAGGTGGTATTAATCAATTACTTAACCAAGAAAAGAAGTACAGGCTAAGGGGAAACAACTTAGAAAAGGCAGCTCGTATCATTCAAGATTTTGATGATAAGATTACTCTTACAAAAGAGGATGATGACACCCTCTTAATATCGTTGCCTGATCATGTGTTTATTCCGGACATAGTCGCTCAATTAGTTTATAACGAACTTCAATTGTATGAATTTTATGGGGTGAAAAAGACTTTGGAATCAGTCTTTCTAGACATAACTAAGGAGTGA
- a CDS encoding ABC transporter permease, which produces MKQLRSEIQKYKRNKLWLPILGLFLFSIYWCSVSNNLQINKNSSNIFQTLIFNLYTINNLIIPFSAALLASRMVLVDRKNRMYSVLFTNGGNEIGLFLSKYILGLLILLIGFVCQLVFTVISSKQYHTTINNNELILFIIAMLLGSGTILLIQLLLSFVIKSSIVPIVIGLAGSFLSMLTSGVLQKQVTIFIPWEYLSTLSPYTINNSGIHSLTNYPFYFSLVLIIHLLLLIASIWLVLKERIIHE; this is translated from the coding sequence ATGAAACAGCTACGTAGCGAAATCCAAAAATATAAGCGTAACAAACTTTGGTTACCAATTTTAGGCCTATTTTTATTTTCGATTTATTGGTGTTCGGTTAGTAATAACCTCCAGATTAATAAAAATTCATCTAATATTTTTCAGACCTTAATCTTTAACCTCTACACTATTAATAATTTAATTATTCCCTTTAGTGCAGCTCTACTGGCTTCTCGCATGGTATTAGTAGATAGAAAAAACCGTATGTATAGCGTATTATTTACCAACGGTGGAAATGAGATTGGCTTATTTCTAAGTAAATATATCCTAGGACTTCTAATACTTTTAATTGGTTTTGTATGTCAGCTTGTCTTCACAGTTATCTCAAGTAAGCAATATCATACAACCATTAATAACAATGAGTTAATCCTATTTATTATTGCCATGCTGTTAGGAAGCGGGACAATATTACTTATTCAACTTCTGCTTTCTTTTGTGATTAAGTCATCAATTGTTCCTATAGTTATCGGTCTTGCTGGTAGCTTTTTGAGTATGCTTACTTCAGGAGTATTGCAAAAGCAGGTTACTATTTTTATTCCTTGGGAGTATCTTTCAACTTTGAGCCCTTACACTATTAATAATAGTGGGATTCACTCCTTAACTAATTATCCATTCTATTTTAGTCTAGTGCTTATTATCCATCTACTTCTATTAATTGCCTCAATCTGGTTAGTATTAAAAGAAAGGATTATCCATGAATAA
- a CDS encoding ABC transporter permease, whose amino-acid sequence MNNQLIKWELKKQQHTFLPIILLCFIIVAVFLGSFLYFMNQQVFSKDQTQWLALWGEIGLFYAQLFFPLLIAIIVNAIWYRELDRNSWYLPSLLPIRGGNLLMAKVIIASFYSLLSQTLLIILYYLIASLAHFPLAHVNPATLIFWGLLGWSGSLSIIALQFFVSIRFSQFTSLIFALILGLGNFVTLLMGPTIFNLYPYSQIAVGMRVRSYENMSFSELALFLIINIVWMTIGISLSRITMLKKYHF is encoded by the coding sequence ATGAATAATCAGTTAATCAAATGGGAGCTTAAGAAACAACAGCATACCTTTCTCCCAATTATTTTACTTTGTTTTATTATTGTCGCTGTTTTTCTTGGCTCTTTTCTATATTTTATGAACCAACAAGTCTTTAGTAAAGACCAAACACAATGGCTAGCTTTATGGGGTGAAATTGGTCTATTTTATGCCCAGTTATTTTTCCCATTACTAATTGCCATTATTGTCAATGCTATCTGGTATCGGGAGTTAGATAGAAATAGTTGGTACCTGCCATCGTTGCTACCGATAAGAGGAGGTAATCTCCTAATGGCAAAGGTTATTATTGCTTCTTTTTATTCTCTACTTAGCCAAACTTTGTTGATTATTTTATACTACCTAATTGCTAGCTTGGCTCATTTCCCATTAGCACATGTCAATCCAGCTACTTTAATTTTTTGGGGGCTACTGGGGTGGAGCGGTAGCCTTTCAATTATTGCTCTACAATTCTTTGTTTCTATTAGGTTTAGTCAATTTACATCACTGATTTTTGCATTAATTCTAGGATTAGGTAATTTTGTAACCTTATTAATGGGACCCACGATTTTTAATCTCTATCCCTACTCTCAGATTGCTGTTGGAATGAGAGTTCGTTCATATGAAAATATGTCCTTTTCTGAACTTGCTCTTTTTCTAATTATTAATATAGTTTGGATGACAATCGGGATATCCCTTTCTAGAATTACGATGCTTAAAAAGTATCATTTCTAG
- a CDS encoding exodeoxyribonuclease III, whose protein sequence is MKLISWNIDSLNAALTSDSARAQLSRQVIDSLVEQDADIIAIQETKLSAKGPTKKHLALLEDYFPDYQIAWRSSVEPARKGYAGTMFLYKNSLPEPTITYPEIDAPSTMDDEGRIITLEFDKFFVTQVYTPNAGDGLRRLEERQIWDQKYADYLVGLDQQKPVLASGDYNVAHKEIDLANPTSNRRSPGFTDEERQGFTNLLDKGFTDTFRYMHGDIPNVYSWWAQRSKTSKINNTGWRIDYWLTSNRIADKISKSDMIDSGSRQDHGPILLEIDI, encoded by the coding sequence ATGAAACTCATTTCTTGGAATATAGATTCACTCAATGCTGCCCTGACTAGTGATTCAGCCAGGGCCCAGCTCTCACGTCAGGTTATTGACAGTCTGGTCGAGCAAGATGCCGATATTATCGCCATCCAGGAAACCAAACTCTCTGCCAAGGGACCGACAAAGAAGCACCTAGCCCTACTGGAAGATTATTTCCCCGACTACCAGATTGCTTGGCGTTCCTCAGTTGAGCCTGCTCGCAAGGGCTATGCTGGCACCATGTTTCTCTATAAGAACAGCCTACCAGAGCCAACCATCACCTATCCAGAAATCGACGCTCCCTCAACCATGGATGATGAGGGACGCATCATCACCCTAGAATTTGACAAGTTCTTTGTCACCCAGGTCTATACCCCTAACGCTGGCGATGGCCTCCGTCGCCTTGAGGAGCGTCAAATCTGGGATCAAAAATATGCCGACTACCTTGTTGGCTTGGACCAGCAAAAACCTGTCCTAGCTAGCGGGGACTACAATGTTGCTCACAAGGAAATCGACCTGGCCAATCCAACTAGCAACCGTCGCTCTCCCGGCTTTACCGATGAAGAGCGTCAAGGCTTCACCAACCTCTTGGATAAGGGCTTCACCGATACCTTCCGCTACATGCACGGCGACATTCCTAATGTTTACTCCTGGTGGGCTCAACGCAGCAAGACCAGCAAGATTAACAACACCGGCTGGCGGATTGACTACTGGCTGACCAGCAACCGCATTGCCGATAAAATCAGCAAATCCGACATGATTGACTCCGGCAGCCGCCAAGACCATGGGCCAATTCTTCTAGAGATTGATATTTAA
- a CDS encoding NRAMP family divalent metal transporter, protein MTEEATSTWRTKLRAMGPGILMASAAVGGSHIVSSTQAGAIYGWQLAIIILLINVFKYPFFRFGSEYTMQTGKTLIEGYAERGKVTLWVFFILNVFSAIVNTAAVGILCAAILYNIFPDGFGLSISQLTTILIVLIWAMLLIGGYKFLDGLAKWVMTALTLATVAAVVIALFKHREYAPNFVAPTPWRLAALPFIVSLMGWMPAPIEISAINSMWSAEKRKIVKMSYLDGLFDFNVGYIGTAVLALIFLALGALIQFGSGKAIQGASAPYIAQFIKMYTSVLGDWARFLIALIAFLCIFGTVITVIDGYSRANNETLRLILDKDETSQKALNIWMTVTAGIGLIVVYFFAGNVANMVRFSMIASFITTPFFAYLNYKLVDNDGHKIAPWLKWLSIAGLIYLFGFAIFFIVAWLTGNIG, encoded by the coding sequence ATGACAGAAGAAGCAACATCCACTTGGCGAACAAAACTCAGGGCTATGGGACCCGGAATCCTCATGGCTTCCGCAGCCGTCGGTGGTTCCCACATCGTCTCATCGACCCAGGCTGGTGCCATCTATGGTTGGCAATTGGCCATTATCATCCTTTTGATTAACGTTTTTAAGTACCCATTCTTTCGTTTTGGGTCTGAATATACTATGCAGACGGGGAAGACCTTGATTGAAGGTTATGCCGAGCGTGGCAAGGTCACCCTCTGGGTTTTCTTCATCCTCAATGTTTTTTCAGCTATTGTAAACACGGCTGCTGTAGGGATTCTTTGTGCAGCCATTCTCTACAATATCTTTCCCGATGGCTTTGGTCTCAGTATTTCCCAGTTGACGACTATTCTAATCGTTTTAATCTGGGCCATGCTTTTGATTGGTGGCTATAAGTTCCTTGATGGTCTGGCCAAGTGGGTCATGACCGCCTTGACTTTGGCGACTGTAGCAGCAGTAGTGATTGCCCTTTTTAAGCATCGGGAATATGCTCCCAACTTTGTTGCTCCAACTCCTTGGCGTCTAGCGGCCCTACCCTTTATCGTTTCTCTTATGGGTTGGATGCCAGCACCGATTGAAATTTCAGCCATCAACTCCATGTGGTCAGCTGAAAAACGTAAGATCGTTAAGATGTCTTATCTGGATGGTCTCTTTGATTTCAATGTTGGTTATATTGGAACAGCAGTTCTGGCCCTGATTTTCCTCGCCCTAGGTGCTCTTATTCAATTTGGTTCAGGTAAGGCTATTCAAGGGGCTTCAGCACCCTACATCGCTCAGTTCATTAAGATGTATACTTCCGTCTTGGGAGACTGGGCTCGCTTCCTGATTGCCCTGATTGCCTTCTTGTGTATCTTTGGAACCGTCATTACCGTTATTGATGGTTATTCTCGGGCCAATAATGAAACCCTGCGTCTGATTTTAGATAAGGATGAAACATCGCAAAAAGCCCTCAATATTTGGATGACCGTTACGGCTGGTATTGGCTTGATTGTTGTTTATTTCTTCGCTGGTAATGTCGCTAATATGGTTCGTTTCTCCATGATTGCTTCCTTCATTACCACACCATTCTTTGCCTATCTCAACTACAAACTGGTTGATAATGATGGTCATAAGATTGCCCCTTGGCTCAAATGGCTTTCTATCGCTGGTCTCATTTACCTCTTTGGTTTTGCCATCTTCTTTATTGTGGCTTGGCTGACGGGTAATATTGGTTAA
- a CDS encoding DUF3397 domain-containing protein, protein MIYIFAVLYFFIIPFLAQSLVRYFDLKRFSIKFPDLSLPFLAVAIIYISGRYFTHNFFPQYLLMMCLLAIATCLFILRKAGKIRIFSYKRFFKLFWRMGYLLTAIFYIVTLILIALR, encoded by the coding sequence ATGATATACATTTTCGCAGTTCTCTACTTCTTTATCATCCCCTTTTTGGCCCAATCCCTGGTCCGCTATTTTGATCTCAAACGCTTTAGCATCAAATTTCCTGACCTCTCCCTACCCTTCTTAGCGGTAGCCATCATTTATATCTCGGGGCGCTACTTCACCCATAATTTTTTCCCGCAGTACCTCCTGATGATGTGCCTGCTAGCTATCGCCACCTGCCTCTTCATCTTGCGCAAGGCCGGGAAGATTAGGATCTTCTCCTACAAACGTTTCTTCAAGCTCTTCTGGCGAATGGGCTACCTACTGACAGCCATCTTCTATATTGTCACCCTAATCCTCATCGCCTTACGATAA
- the rplK gene encoding 50S ribosomal protein L11, whose amino-acid sequence MAKKVENVVKLQIPAGKATPAPPVGPALGQAGINIMGFTKEFNARTADQAGMLIPVVISVYEDKSFDFITKTPPAAVLLKKAAGVDKGSGEPNKTKVASVTRAQVQEIAETKMPDLNAANIESAMRMIEGTARSMGFTVTD is encoded by the coding sequence ATGGCTAAAAAAGTCGAAAATGTCGTAAAACTTCAAATTCCTGCTGGTAAAGCGACTCCAGCTCCACCGGTTGGACCTGCTCTTGGTCAAGCCGGAATCAACATCATGGGATTCACCAAAGAGTTTAACGCTCGTACTGCTGACCAAGCAGGTATGCTGATCCCAGTTGTTATCTCTGTGTATGAAGATAAATCATTTGATTTCATCACAAAAACTCCACCAGCTGCTGTTCTTTTGAAAAAGGCTGCCGGTGTCGACAAGGGTTCAGGTGAACCAAACAAAACTAAGGTTGCTAGCGTTACTCGTGCACAAGTACAAGAAATCGCTGAAACTAAGATGCCTGACCTGAACGCTGCAAACATCGAATCTGCTATGCGCATGATCGAAGGTACTGCTCGTTCAATGGGATTCACTGTTACTGACTAA